In Calonectris borealis chromosome Z, bCalBor7.hap1.2, whole genome shotgun sequence, a single genomic region encodes these proteins:
- the RIC1 gene encoding guanine nucleotide exchange factor subunit RIC1 isoform X5, producing the protein MYFLSGWPKRLLCPLESLEQPLHIQTDPQRALFAVLSPSQLSIWYCRPSVLIVSYKELSKAASQFGPYKQAEWRPDSTMIAVSTANGYILFFEIPSARDKYLYEPMYPKGSPHLKGTPHYKEEQCAPSLNLEMKKVLDLQASVTSLQSMLEDLLVATADGFLHLVHWDGMTNGRKAINLCTIPFSVDLQSSRGSFLGFEDVYIRDMEYCATLDGFAVVFNDGRVGFIAPMSSRFTAELHGVWAQDVIDGTCVAVNNKYRLMAFGCANGSVQVYTIDTTTGAMQFSHKLELTPKQYPDIWNKTGPVKLIRWSPDSCVVMVTWECGGLSLWSVFGAQLICTLGGDFAYQSDGAKKDPLKISSMTWGSEGYHLWVIDGNSSSNMKPERDANNEAHQFGILQFHFIKSALTVNPCMSNQEQVLLQGEDRLYLNCGDATQAQSPRNTSAHSEHKPTRERGPFSDGSLDSQGLSTLLGHRHWHVVQIHSTYLESNWPIRFSAIDKLGQNVAVVGKFGFAHYSLLTKKWKLFGNITQEQNMMVTGGLAWWNDFIVLACYNLNDHQEELRIYLRTSNLDNAFAHITKVQADTLLLSVFRDIVILFRADCSICLYSIERRPEGLNPTASIQVLQEVSMSRYIPHPFLVVSVTLTSVRTETGITLKMPQQACEAESIMLNLAGQLIMLQRDRSGPQIRDKDSNPNQRKHLPFCAPVVLAQSVENVWTTCRINKQKRHLLEALWLSSGGAGMKVWLPLFPRDHRKPHSFLSRRIMLPFHINIYPLAVLFEDALVLGAVNDTVLYDCLYTQTSAREHLEVLFPFSIVERTSQIYLHHILRQLLVRNLGEQALLLAHSCATLPYFPHVLELMLHEVLEEEATSREPIPDPLLPTVAKFITEFPLFLQTVVHCARKTEYALWNYLFAAVGNPKDLFEECLMAQDLDTAASYLIILQNMEVPAVSRQHATLLFNTALEQGKWDLCRHMIRFLKAIGSGETETPPATPTTQEPSSSSGFEFFRHRSISLSQSAENLHSKFNLTKTLSMPSGPSGKRWSKDSDCAENMYIDMMLWRHARRLLEEIKLKDLGCFAAQLGFELIGWLCKERARAARVEDFVFALKKLHKDFLWPFPVIPASSINSPFKNGKYKTAVGEQLLKSQSADTFVNMEMDTGVSNTPRSRSWLGTISSSQREIDTVSSHGPHMQDAFLSPLLSKVFLIGDECSIGSATDLTETSSMVDGDWTMVDENFSSLGLTQSELEHISLELASKGPHKSQVQLRYLLHIFMEAGCLDWCIIIGLILRESSVINQVFSIMQSSDIDGEICQNIKKGLYAVDKWASTDCPGYKPFLNIIKPQIQKLSEIAEEQVQPEAFQPVNPSKVTEQANPRAEESRTSSSHGTNPQSDAGNNNASRHEEDKSKTEDEDSFQEGSYDCIVS; encoded by the exons AGGAAGCCCACATCTGAAGGGAACCCCACACTATAAGGAAGAACAATGTGCTCCTTCATTAAATCTAGAAATGAAGAAAGTGCTGGACTTGCAAGCCTCTGTCACAAG TTTGCAGTCCATGTTAGAGGATCTACTTGTTGCTACTGCTGATGGATTTCTCCATCTCGTTCACTGGGATGGTATGACCAATGGAAGGAAGGCCATCAACCTATGTACAATTCCATTTTCTGTGGACCTGCAGTCTTCTCGAg GTTCATTTTTGGGCTTTGAAGATGTTTACATCAGAGATATGGAATACTGTGCCACGCTTgatggttttgctgttgtttttaatgaTGGCAGAGTTGGTTTCATTGCACCAATGTCAAGTAGATTCACTGCTGAG CTCCATGGTGTTTGGGCACAAGATGTGATTGATGGAACTTGTGTGGCAGTAAATAACAAATACAGACTAATGGCATTTGGATGTGCCAA TGGCTCTGTGCAGGTTTATACCATAGATACCACCACTGGTGCCATGCAGTTTTCTCACAAATTGGAGCTGACACCAAAACAATATCCTG atatttggaATAAAACAGGACCTGTTAAACTAATCAGATGGTCACCTGATAGCTGTGTTGTGATGGTGACCTGGGAGTGTGGAGGCTTGTCCTTATGGAGTGTTTTTGGTGCTCAGCTTATCTGTACTTTAGGAGGTGATTTTGC gTATCAGTCTGATGGTGCCAAAAAGGACCCTCTAAAGATCAGTTCTATG ACCTGGGGATCAGAAGGGTATCATCTGTGGGTTATTGATGGGAATTCTTCTTCAAACATGAAGCCTGAAAGAGATGCAAATAACGAAGCTCACCAATTTGGTATTCTGCAGTTTCATTTCATCAAGAGTGCACTCACTGTTAATCCTTGTATG aGTAACCAGGAACAAGTCCTCCTTCAAGGAGAAGATCGCTTGTATTTGAACTGTGGAGATGCAACACAGGCTCAGAGTCCCAGAAATACTTCAGCGCACTCTGAACATAAGCCTACCAGGGAAAGAGGCCCATTTTCAGATGGCAGTTTAGATTCTCAGGGTTTAAGCACTTTACTAGGACACAGACATTGGCATGTTGTACAG attcataGTACGTATCTAGAGAGCAACTGGCCTATAAGG TTTTCAGCTATTGACAAGCTTGGACAGAATGTAGCTGTTGTTGGCAAGTTTGGTTTTGCACATTATTCTTTACTCACCAAAAAATGGAAGCTGTTTGGAAACATTACCCAG gagcaAAATATGATGGTAACAGGTGGCTTAGCGTGGTGGAATGACTTCATTGTTCTTGCATGTTATAATTTAAATGATCATCAGGAAGAG CTGAGAATCTACCTGCGAACATCTAATCTTGACAATGCATTTGCACACATCACCAAAGTGCAAGCAGACACGTTACTACTGAGTGTCTTCCGGGACATTGTAATATTGTTCAGAGCAGATTGTTCCATTTGCCTTTACAGTATTGAGAGAAGGCCTGAAGG TCTTAACCCTACTGCCAGTATCCAAGTTCTTCAAGAAGTGTCCATGTCTCGGTACATTCCTCATCCTTTTCTTGTAGTGTCTGTTACATTGACATCGGTGAGGACAGAGACTGGCATCACCTTGAAGATGCCTCAGCAG GCTTGTGAGGCTGAAAGTATTATGCTAAACTTAGCAGGACAACTCATCATGTTGCAAAGGGATCGATCTGGACCCCAGATACGAGATAAGGATAGTAATCCTAATCAAAGGAAGCAT ctgcctTTTTGTGCTCCAGTTGTCCTAGCCCAGTCTGTTGAAAATGTATGGACTACTTGCAGGATCAACAAACAGAAACGCCACTTATTGGAGGCTCTGTGGCTCAGCTCTGGTGGGGCAGGTATGAAAGTCTGGCTTCCCCTGTTTCCCAGAGATCATCGAAAACCGCATTCCTTTCTGTCAAGACGGATCATGCTGCCTTTCCACATCAATATATACCCATTGGCTGTTTTGTTTGAAGATGCCTTGGTTCTTGGTGCTGTTAATGACACTGTGCTCTATGACTGTTTATACACTCAAACCAGTGCTAGAGAACACTTAGAggttctctttcctttctccattgTTGAGAGAACCTCTCAGATCTACCTCCATCACATTTTACGCCAGCTCTTGGTTAGGAACCTCGGTGAACAAGCCTTGCTTTTGGCCCATTCCTGTGCCACATTACCATACTTTCCTCACGTACTAGAACTGATGCTTCATGAAGTGCTGGAAGAAGAAGCTACCTCGCGGGAACCCATTCCCGACCCTCTGCTTCCCACTGTGGCGAAGTTCATTACAGAGTTCCCCCTCTTCCTGCAGACAGTTGTTCATTGTGCTAGGAAGACAGAATATGCCCTGTGGAATTAcctttttgctgctgttggaaaCCCGAAGGACTTATTTGAAGAGTGCTTAATGGCCCAGGACTTGGACACAGCTGCCTCTTACCTTATTATCCTACAG AATATGGAAGTTCCAGCAGTTAGCAGACAACATGCTACTCTTTTATTTAATACTGCCTTAGAGCAGGGAAAGTGGGATCTTTGTCGTCATATGATCAGATTTCTTAAAGCCATTGGCTCTGGAGAAACAGAGACACCTCCAGCTACACCAACAACTCAG GAACCTAGTTCAAGTAGTGGCTTTGAGTTCTTCAGACACCGCAGCATTAGTTTATCCCAATCAGCAGAGAATCTCCATAGCAAATTTAACTTGACGAAAACACTGAGTATGCCCTCTGGCCCATCTGGAAAAAG GTGGAGTAAAGACAGTGACTGTGCCGAGAACATGTACATTGACATGATGCTCTGGCGGCATGCTCGGCGTCTGCTGGAAGAAATCAAGCTGAAAGACCTTGGCTGCTTTGCGGCACAGTTAGGCTTTGAGCTGATAGGCTGGCTGTGCAAGGAGCGAGCCAGAGCTGCCCGCGTGGAGgattttgtgtttgctttgaaaaagctACACAAGGATTTCCTCTGGCCATTTCCAGTCATACCAGCTTCGTCCATTAATTCACCTTTCAAGAATGGAAAGTACAAGACAG CAGTCGGGGAGCAGCTGCTAAAATCTCAGTCTGCAGACACCTTTGTAAACATGGAAATGGACACCGGGGTTTCAAACACACCTCGGAGTCGCAGCTGGCTTGGCACTATCAGCTCCTCTCAGAGAGAGATTGACACAGTTTCATCCCATGGACCACACATGCAAGATGcattcctttctcctttgctaaGTAAAG TGTTTTTGATAGGAGACGAATGCAGCATTGGTTCAGCGACGGACCTGACTGAAACAAGTTCTATGGTGGATGGTGACTGGACCATGGTGGATGAAAACTTCTCCAGTCTAGGTTTAACTCAGTCAGAGCTTGAACATATCTCTCTAGAACTGGCTAGTAAAGGGCCGCACAAGTCACAGGTCCAGCTGCG GTACTTGCTACATATCTTCATGGAGGCAGGATGTCTGGATTGGTGTATTATCATAGGCCTTATCCTCAGAGAATCTTCAGTAATCAACCAGGTTTTCAGTATAATGCAATCCTCTGATATTGATGGAGAAATCTGTCAGAATATCAAGAAGGGCCTATATGCTGTTGACAAATGGGCTTCTACAGATTG CCCTGGGTACAAGCCATTTCTAAATATCATCAAACCACAGATCCAGAAACTAAGTGAAATAGCAGAAGAGCAAGTACAGCCTGAAGCTTTTCAGCCAGTGAATCCTTCTAAGGTTACTGAACAAGCGAACCCCAGAGCTGAGGAAAGCAGGACGTCATCTAGCCATGGCACTAATCCTCAGAGTGATGCTGGCAACAACAATGCAAGCAGGCATGAAGAGGACAAGTCTAAGACAGAGGATGAGGATTCATTCCAAGAAGGCAGTTACGACTGTATTGTGTCTTAA
- the RIC1 gene encoding guanine nucleotide exchange factor subunit RIC1 isoform X12: MYFLSGWPKRLLCPLESLEQPLHIQTDPQRALFAVLSPSQLSIWYCRPSVLIVSYKELSKAASQFGPYKQAEWRPDSTMIAVSTANGYILFFEIPSARDKYLYEPMYPKGSPHLKGTPHYKEEQCAPSLNLEMKKVLDLQASVTSLQSMLEDLLVATADGFLHLVHWDGMTNGRKAINLCTIPFSVDLQSSRAGSFLGFEDVYIRDMEYCATLDGFAVVFNDGRVGFIAPMSSRFTAEQLHGVWAQDVIDGTCVAVNNKYRLMAFGCANGSVQVYTIDTTTGAMQFSHKLELTPKQYPDIWNKTGPVKLIRWSPDSCVVMVTWECGGLSLWSVFGAQLICTLGGDFAYQSDGAKKDPLKISSMTWGSEGYHLWVIDGNSSSNMKPERDANNEAHQFGILQFHFIKSALTVNPCMSNQEQVLLQGEDRLYLNCGDATQAQSPRNTSAHSEHKPTRERGPFSDGSLDSQGLSTLLGHRHWHVVQIHSTYLESNWPIRFSAIDKLGQNVAVVGKFGFAHYSLLTKKWKLFGNITQEQNMMVTGGLAWWNDFIVLACYNLNDHQEELRIYLRTSNLDNAFAHITKVQADTLLLSVFRDIVILFRADCSICLYSIERRPEGLNPTASIQVLQEVSMSRYIPHPFLVVSVTLTSVRTETGITLKMPQQACEAESIMLNLAGQLIMLQRDRSGPQIRDKDSNPNQRKHLPFCAPVVLAQSVENVWTTCRINKQKRHLLEALWLSSGGAGMKVWLPLFPRDHRKPHSFLSRRIMLPFHINIYPLAVLFEDALVLGAVNDTVLYDCLYTQTSAREHLEVLFPFSIVERTSQIYLHHILRQLLVRNLGEQALLLAHSCATLPYFPHVLELMLHEVLEEEATSREPIPDPLLPTVAKFITEFPLFLQTVVHCARKTEYALWNYLFAAVGNPKDLFEECLMAQDLDTAASYLIILQNMEVPAVSRQHATLLFNTALEQGKWDLCRHMIRFLKAIGSGETETPPATPTTQEPSSSSGFEFFRHRSISLSQSAENLHSKFNLTKTLSMPSGPSGKRWSKDSDCAENMYIDMMLWRHARRLLEEIKLKDLGCFAAQLGFELIGWLCKERARAARVEDFVFALKKLHKDFLWPFPVIPASSINSPFKNGKYKTAVGEQLLKSQSADTFVNMEMDTGVSNTPRSRSWLGTISSSQREIDTVSSHGPHMQDAFLSPLLSKA; the protein is encoded by the exons AGGAAGCCCACATCTGAAGGGAACCCCACACTATAAGGAAGAACAATGTGCTCCTTCATTAAATCTAGAAATGAAGAAAGTGCTGGACTTGCAAGCCTCTGTCACAAG TTTGCAGTCCATGTTAGAGGATCTACTTGTTGCTACTGCTGATGGATTTCTCCATCTCGTTCACTGGGATGGTATGACCAATGGAAGGAAGGCCATCAACCTATGTACAATTCCATTTTCTGTGGACCTGCAGTCTTCTCGAg CAGGTTCATTTTTGGGCTTTGAAGATGTTTACATCAGAGATATGGAATACTGTGCCACGCTTgatggttttgctgttgtttttaatgaTGGCAGAGTTGGTTTCATTGCACCAATGTCAAGTAGATTCACTGCTGAG CAGCTCCATGGTGTTTGGGCACAAGATGTGATTGATGGAACTTGTGTGGCAGTAAATAACAAATACAGACTAATGGCATTTGGATGTGCCAA TGGCTCTGTGCAGGTTTATACCATAGATACCACCACTGGTGCCATGCAGTTTTCTCACAAATTGGAGCTGACACCAAAACAATATCCTG atatttggaATAAAACAGGACCTGTTAAACTAATCAGATGGTCACCTGATAGCTGTGTTGTGATGGTGACCTGGGAGTGTGGAGGCTTGTCCTTATGGAGTGTTTTTGGTGCTCAGCTTATCTGTACTTTAGGAGGTGATTTTGC gTATCAGTCTGATGGTGCCAAAAAGGACCCTCTAAAGATCAGTTCTATG ACCTGGGGATCAGAAGGGTATCATCTGTGGGTTATTGATGGGAATTCTTCTTCAAACATGAAGCCTGAAAGAGATGCAAATAACGAAGCTCACCAATTTGGTATTCTGCAGTTTCATTTCATCAAGAGTGCACTCACTGTTAATCCTTGTATG aGTAACCAGGAACAAGTCCTCCTTCAAGGAGAAGATCGCTTGTATTTGAACTGTGGAGATGCAACACAGGCTCAGAGTCCCAGAAATACTTCAGCGCACTCTGAACATAAGCCTACCAGGGAAAGAGGCCCATTTTCAGATGGCAGTTTAGATTCTCAGGGTTTAAGCACTTTACTAGGACACAGACATTGGCATGTTGTACAG attcataGTACGTATCTAGAGAGCAACTGGCCTATAAGG TTTTCAGCTATTGACAAGCTTGGACAGAATGTAGCTGTTGTTGGCAAGTTTGGTTTTGCACATTATTCTTTACTCACCAAAAAATGGAAGCTGTTTGGAAACATTACCCAG gagcaAAATATGATGGTAACAGGTGGCTTAGCGTGGTGGAATGACTTCATTGTTCTTGCATGTTATAATTTAAATGATCATCAGGAAGAG CTGAGAATCTACCTGCGAACATCTAATCTTGACAATGCATTTGCACACATCACCAAAGTGCAAGCAGACACGTTACTACTGAGTGTCTTCCGGGACATTGTAATATTGTTCAGAGCAGATTGTTCCATTTGCCTTTACAGTATTGAGAGAAGGCCTGAAGG TCTTAACCCTACTGCCAGTATCCAAGTTCTTCAAGAAGTGTCCATGTCTCGGTACATTCCTCATCCTTTTCTTGTAGTGTCTGTTACATTGACATCGGTGAGGACAGAGACTGGCATCACCTTGAAGATGCCTCAGCAG GCTTGTGAGGCTGAAAGTATTATGCTAAACTTAGCAGGACAACTCATCATGTTGCAAAGGGATCGATCTGGACCCCAGATACGAGATAAGGATAGTAATCCTAATCAAAGGAAGCAT ctgcctTTTTGTGCTCCAGTTGTCCTAGCCCAGTCTGTTGAAAATGTATGGACTACTTGCAGGATCAACAAACAGAAACGCCACTTATTGGAGGCTCTGTGGCTCAGCTCTGGTGGGGCAGGTATGAAAGTCTGGCTTCCCCTGTTTCCCAGAGATCATCGAAAACCGCATTCCTTTCTGTCAAGACGGATCATGCTGCCTTTCCACATCAATATATACCCATTGGCTGTTTTGTTTGAAGATGCCTTGGTTCTTGGTGCTGTTAATGACACTGTGCTCTATGACTGTTTATACACTCAAACCAGTGCTAGAGAACACTTAGAggttctctttcctttctccattgTTGAGAGAACCTCTCAGATCTACCTCCATCACATTTTACGCCAGCTCTTGGTTAGGAACCTCGGTGAACAAGCCTTGCTTTTGGCCCATTCCTGTGCCACATTACCATACTTTCCTCACGTACTAGAACTGATGCTTCATGAAGTGCTGGAAGAAGAAGCTACCTCGCGGGAACCCATTCCCGACCCTCTGCTTCCCACTGTGGCGAAGTTCATTACAGAGTTCCCCCTCTTCCTGCAGACAGTTGTTCATTGTGCTAGGAAGACAGAATATGCCCTGTGGAATTAcctttttgctgctgttggaaaCCCGAAGGACTTATTTGAAGAGTGCTTAATGGCCCAGGACTTGGACACAGCTGCCTCTTACCTTATTATCCTACAG AATATGGAAGTTCCAGCAGTTAGCAGACAACATGCTACTCTTTTATTTAATACTGCCTTAGAGCAGGGAAAGTGGGATCTTTGTCGTCATATGATCAGATTTCTTAAAGCCATTGGCTCTGGAGAAACAGAGACACCTCCAGCTACACCAACAACTCAG GAACCTAGTTCAAGTAGTGGCTTTGAGTTCTTCAGACACCGCAGCATTAGTTTATCCCAATCAGCAGAGAATCTCCATAGCAAATTTAACTTGACGAAAACACTGAGTATGCCCTCTGGCCCATCTGGAAAAAG GTGGAGTAAAGACAGTGACTGTGCCGAGAACATGTACATTGACATGATGCTCTGGCGGCATGCTCGGCGTCTGCTGGAAGAAATCAAGCTGAAAGACCTTGGCTGCTTTGCGGCACAGTTAGGCTTTGAGCTGATAGGCTGGCTGTGCAAGGAGCGAGCCAGAGCTGCCCGCGTGGAGgattttgtgtttgctttgaaaaagctACACAAGGATTTCCTCTGGCCATTTCCAGTCATACCAGCTTCGTCCATTAATTCACCTTTCAAGAATGGAAAGTACAAGACAG CAGTCGGGGAGCAGCTGCTAAAATCTCAGTCTGCAGACACCTTTGTAAACATGGAAATGGACACCGGGGTTTCAAACACACCTCGGAGTCGCAGCTGGCTTGGCACTATCAGCTCCTCTCAGAGAGAGATTGACACAGTTTCATCCCATGGACCACACATGCAAGATGcattcctttctcctttgctaaGTAAAG CATAG